A stretch of the Candidatus Bathyarchaeia archaeon genome encodes the following:
- a CDS encoding OB-fold nucleic acid binding domain-containing protein — MKIAELKPGMRRVDVTGKIVDMETPRDVQTKFGPGQVASATLQDESGTVKVTLWNENISKVAVNDNVQIENGYVDSFRGELQLNVGRYGKLAKVESA, encoded by the coding sequence GGAATGAGGAGAGTCGACGTTACGGGAAAAATCGTCGATATGGAGACTCCCCGGGATGTGCAGACAAAATTCGGACCCGGACAAGTTGCCAGCGCCACTCTCCAAGACGAGTCCGGAACAGTCAAAGTCACTTTGTGGAATGAGAACATTTCGAAGGTTGCGGTCAACGATAATGTTCAGATCGAAAACGGATATGTTGACTCGTTTAGGGGAGAGCTTCAATTAAACGTCGGAAGATATGGAAAGCTCGCAAAAGTGGAATCCGCCTAG